From the genome of Miscanthus floridulus cultivar M001 chromosome 10, ASM1932011v1, whole genome shotgun sequence, one region includes:
- the LOC136487085 gene encoding putative disease resistance protein RGA3 — protein sequence MAEAVAGFLASAFVSIAKDKLSSAIAEQASLLWNFTDDLEEMKDHLETISAVLEDAERRSVKEKLVQLLLKRLKDVALDISDVLEDYQDTSDQATAKNPGVLSCIPTAYKKIAIANRMKSLRKELMKINMEFGSFEFISTQGTSTTNVQHYDKFETTSHFLPEVEGREGEKQEIINLLLHARSNHDESETVIVPIYALGGMGKTTLAQLVYNDDQFKKQYDCRMWVYVSQDFNLLKIGNSIISQVSAEGAQQNRDLQNRGLQVIMDCLDNQLCNKKVLIVLDDLWEKDDTELSKLKNMLHVGKKGSMIDVIVTTREEEIARKVSTSKLYKLHPLKDDVCWEIIKRSSNCNQKEFEWIGLDIAKKCVGVPLAAQALGYMLQSKDISEWKNINDSDIWNETSDDRVLPSLRLSYQRMPQQLRICFSYCSIFSKGHNIVENDLIHQWSVLGFIETSKGKEYIKHLLGMSFLQVSKMPLTSQNHEVRYTMHDLVHDLARLTMADQLKIYDVAPPRKARAHKYFRYSLLKKYDTTTKLENMPSKMRALHFSDSVQLNIRSGAFSFAMCLRILDFSECSGVLLPASIGKLKQLRCLIAPRMQNETLPKCITELSKLQYLNLNQSPKISALPDSVGKLGYLKYLCLSGCSGISKLPESFGDLKSMVHLDMSGCSGITTVPECITELSKLQYLNTNGSSEITELPISIGKLGCLKYLCLSGCSGISKLPESFGDLKCMVHLDMSHCSGLTELPDSLGNLTHLQHLNLSGCSNVKALPQSLCGLTQLQYLELSHGPSHEGLPEGIDVIGTLTNLEHLDLSYNFGLACLPESIGNLKRLHTMDLSRCIKLKSLPESIGKLGLKSLVLEGCSDALLDQATSVVNYSQTLPLFKVRADEVNGCSNLPLLEGAHVSELRIRCLENVRSLEEATKVKLSDKHNLSKLTLSWSTRYKRAVQILEDKDLLEQLVPPTGLKSMRLEGYSSTSFPGWPMCTYRHLINLVSIELREMHACSSLPPLGQLPHLEKLELRELPGIKRIDSEFCGGKGAFRRLSSFQVLYMHGLEEWNTTYCVEDGVEEFMFPVLDRLEIQHCSKLRLKPCPPTFRYCIIYESDQVISSLEEVDITRHHCSSSSGAIKLNLTISSQSMRLFHHFPALRELTISGDHLTNVPESMRHLTSLESLKLKWCHSISALPELLGHHSSLKSLVLIGCDEVKSLPACIQQLTKLQTLEISYCTELKKWCESEENKTKLAHISNVRILSD from the exons ATGGCGGAAGCAGTAGCTGGCTTCCTCGCGTCCGCTTTTGTCAGTATCGCGAAAGATAAGCTGAGCTCTGCCATCGCGGAGCAGGCCAGTTTGCTGTGGAACTTCACCGACGATctggaggagatgaaggaccATCTGGAGACCATCTCAGCTGTGCTCGAGGACGCTGAGAGGCGGTCGGTCAAGGAGAAACTGGTGCAGCTATTGCTGAAGCGGCTCAAGGACGTCGCCTTAGACATCTCCGACGTGCTCGAAGACTACCAAGACACCAGTGACCAAGCAACTGCAAAG AATCCTGGGGTGCTCTCGTGTATCCCAACTGCATACAAGAAGATTGCCATCGCTAATAGGATGAAGAGTTTGAGAAAAGAGCTGATGAAAATCAATATGGAGTTTGGTAGTTTTGAGTTCATCAGCACACAAGGCACTAGCACTACTAATGTTCAGCATTATGACAAATTTGAGACAACATCACATTTTTTGCCTGAAGTAGAAGGGAGGGAAGGAGAAAAACAGGAAATCATAAACCTGTTGTTACATGCAAGATCAAACCATGATGAGAGTGAGACAGTGATTGTTCCTATCTATGCCCTTGGAGGTATGGGCAAGACTACTTTGGCACAACTAGTATACAACGATGACCAATTCAAGAAGCAGTATGATTGTCGTATGTGGGTTTATGTCTCCCAAGATTTCAATTTATTGAAAATAGGAAACTCTATAATTTCTCAAGTATCAGCAGAAGGTGCTCAGCAAAATAGGGATCTCCAGAATAGAGGTCTGCAGGTGATAATGGACTGCCTTGATAACCAACTCTGTAACAAGAAAGTTCTGATCGTTCTAGATGACTTATGGGAGAAAGATGACACTGAGTTGAGCAAACTGAAGAATATGCTTCATGTGGGCAAGAAGGGCAGTATGATAGATGTCATAGTAACCACACGAGAGGAAGAAATTGCAAGGAAAGTTTCCACCAGTAAACTATATAAGCTACATCCTTTGAAGGATGATGTATGCTGGGAAATAATTAAGAGATCCAGTAATTGTAACCAAAAGGAATTTGAGTGGATAGGACTGGATATTGCAAAGAAATGTGTAGGTGTGCCATTGGCAGCTCAAGCACTTGGGTACATGTTACAATCCAAAGATATATCTGAATGGAAAAACATAAATGACAGTGATATCTGGAATGAAACATCAGATGATAGAGTGCTTCCATCCTTGAGGTTGAGTTATCAAAGGATGCCACAGCAGCTGAGGATATGCTTTTCCTATTGTTCCATATTCTCAAAAGGACACAATATTGTTGAAAATGACTTGATTCACCAGTGGAGTGTGTTGGGTTTCATTGAGACATCAAAGGGGAAGGAATACATCAAACACCTTTTAGGAATGTCCTTCCTTCAAGTTTCAAAGATGCCCTTG ACTTCTCAAAACCATGAGGTGCGATACACAATGCACGATCTGGTGCATGACCTGGCAAGATTGACAATGGCTGAccagctaaaaatttacgatgtTGCACCACCGAGAAAGGCAAGGGCCCACAAATATTTCCGTTATTCATTGCTCAAAAAGTATGACACTACAACAAAGTTGGAAAATATGCCTTCAAAGATGAGGGCACTTCATTTCTCAGATAGTGTCCAACTGAATATCCGGAGTGGTGCATTTTCATTTGCAATGTGCCTGCGTATTTTGGATTTCAGTGAATGCTCGGGTGTATTGTTGCCAGCTTCAATTGGCAAACTGAAGCAGCTGAGGTGTCTTATTGCTCCAAGAATGCAAAATGAGACTCTCCCTAAGTGTATCACGGAGCTATCAAAACTGCAATATCTAAACTTAAATCAATCTCCTAAAATTTCTGCACTGCCAGATTCAGTTGGCAAGCTTGGGTATCTGAAATATCTATGTTTATCAGGCTGCTCTGGTATATCTAAACTGCCAGAATCATTTGGCGACTTAAAGTCTATGGTTCATCTTGACATGTCAGGATGTTCTGGAATAACAACAGTGCCAGAGTGTATCACTGAGCTATCTAAACTGCAGTACCTAAATACAAATGGATCTTCTGAAATTACTGAACTACCAATATCAATTGGCAAGCTTGGGTGTCTGAAATATCTATGTTTGTCCGGTTGTTCTGGTATTTCAAAACTGCCAGAATCATTTGGTGACTTAAAGTGTATGGTGCATCTGGACATGTCACATTGTTCTGGGCTAACAGAACTGCCAGACTCTCTTGGTAATCTCACGCATTTGCAGCATCTTAATCTATCTGGATGTTCCAATGTAAAAGCACTACCTCAATCATTGTGTGGCCTAACACAACTCCAATATTTGGAATTGTCACATGGTCCTAGTCATGAAGGGCTACCAGAGGGTATTGACGTTATTGGTACCCTTACCAATCTGGAGCACCTGGACCTATCTTATAATTTTGGTCTTGCATGTCTTCCAGAAAGTATTGGTAACCTCAAAAGATTGCATACAATGGATCTTTCTCGTTGTATTAAGCTTAAGTCCCTACCAGAGAGTATAGGTAAACTTGGGCTGAAGTCTTTAGTGCTGGAAGGGTGCTCCGATGCACTGCTGGATCAGGCCACTTCAGTGGTAAATTATTCACAAACATTACCACTCTTCAAGGTTCGTGCTGATGAGGTCAATGGTTGCAGCAATCTTCCTCTGCTCGAGGGCGCCCATGTCAGTGAGTTAAGAATACGTTGTCTTGAAAATGTAAGGTCTCTAGAAGAAGCAACTAAAGTTAAGTTGTCAGACAAACATAATCTCTCGAAGTTAACATTGTCTTGGTCTACAAGATACAAGCGTGCGGTTCAAATTTTGGAGGACAAAGATTTGTTGGAACAACTAGTGCCACCAACTGGTTTGAAGAGCATGCGCCTCGAAGGTTACAGCAGTACAAGCTTTCCAGGCTGGCCCATGTGCACTTATCGTCACCTCATAAACCTTGTTTCTATCGAACTCAGGGAGATGCATGCGTGTAGCAGCCTGCCACCACTTGGGCAGTTACCACACCTAGAAAAGCTGGAGCTCCGGGAATTGCCTGGCATTAAAAGAATCGACAGTGAATTTTGTGGTGGCAAAGGAGCATTCCGTCGATTGTCATCCTTCCAAGTCTTATATATGCATGGTTTGGAGGAGTGGAACACAACATACTGTGTTGAGGATGGTGTGGAGGAGTTCATGTTCCCTGTGCTAGACCGTCTGGAGATACAACACTGCTCAAAGTTGAGGTTGAAGCCATGCCCACCAACATTTCGATATTGCATTATATATGAGAGCGACCAAGTTATTTCATCATTGGAGGAGGTAGACATAACCAGACATCACTGCTCTTCCTCTAGTGGGGCCATCAAATTGAATTTGACAATCTCCAGCCAGAGCATGAGGCTATTCCACCACTTCCCTGCCCTCCGAGAGTTGACAATCTCTGGAGATCACCTGACAAACGTGCCGGAAAGCATGCGGCACCTCACTTCCCTTGAGTCGTTGAAGTTGAAATGGTGCCATAGCATATCAGCACTGCCTGAGTTGCTGGGCCACCACTCCTCCCTAAAAAGCCTTGTCCTCATAGGATGTGACGAGGTCAAGTCGTTGCCTGCATGCATACAGCAACTCACCAAGCTTCAGACGCTGGAGATAAGTTATTGCACGGAACTGAAGAAGTGGTGTGAATCAGAAGAGAACAAGACGAAGCTGGCTCACATCAGCAATGTTCGA ATTCTTTCGGACTGA